The Deltaproteobacteria bacterium nucleotide sequence CTTGCACTATCCGCCAACTTCGAGCAGCCATCCATTTTCGTGCTTTCGGCATTTCGTGCTTTCGTGATTCATGCCCCGCTTCCGGACCCGGCCGCAGGCAATCCTGCTGCGACCCGCACTTCCGCCGAAACTTCCCCGCGTGAACATGCGGCGCTCCAGCCCAGGGGTACCGCTGCGTCACTGGCAGCAGTTCTCGCCCGCTAGGCATAAAGCATCTACGGTCGAGCGGCCCGTACTCGACCTACAAACGCATGCACCGGCGAGTGAACCTCCTCGTATCGTATATGCGGCGGATCATTCACCGAGTGTCACCCGTCAAGGGTCCACGTCGTGGACGCGGTGGTATGGCTGCGCCCCGCGCAACGATGCGGAAGGAGGGAGTGAGACGCGAAGGGAGACCTGTGGAGCGATGAGCGATGGCGTCCCCGGTCACGAAACCAGTACGCGCGGCGATTCGGCCGCGGGCGCGGCGCGCTCGGGTGCTACAGCCCGGCGGCCATGCCGCCGGCGATCGGGAGGGCCACGCCGTTGATGTAAGCCGCGCCCGGTCCACAGAGGTAGGCCACGACGTCGGCGACCTCATCGGGCGAGCAGGTGCGGCGCAGCGCAATCCGTTGCGCCGCACGCTGGCGCGCCTGCTCCACCGTGATGCCCTCCATCGCCGAGATGAATTCGTACTCGCTCTGGCCGAGGTCGGTATCGACCATGCCGGGGCAGACGGCGTTGCAGCGAATCCCGAACTGACCGAACTCGGCGGCGATGGCCTTGGTAAATCCCACCACGGCGAACTTCGAGGTGTGGTAGCCGCACATCAATTCGCCGGCGCCGAGACCGGCGAGCGAGGAGGTGTTGACGATGACCCCGCCGCCGCGCTCGATCATCTTGGGAATCACCAACTGACAGCAATGGAACATACCAGTGACATTGACCGTCAGGCTGAGATCCCACTGCGCCTGGGTCATCGCCAGGAACGGCCCGACGCCGACGGCGGTGCCGGCGTTGTTGAACAGGATGTCGATGCCGCCGAACTTCTCGCTCGCCTCTGCGACACAGGCCGCCACCTCGTCGCGGCGGGTGACATCGACGCGGCAGGCCAGGCCGCGGGCGCCGCGCGCCTCGATCTCGGCAACGACCGACTGCAAGCGCTGCCAATCGTCGCCGACCTCATAGAAGGCGAGGTCGCCCTCGTACTTGCGGCAGAGGTCGGTGACAACGACGTTGGCGCCCTGCTCGGCCAAGCGCAGCGCGGTGCTGCGGCCGATTCCGTGCGGGCGTCCCGCGCCGGTGACGATCGCAACCTTGTCTTGCAGAGGCTTCATGTCTTCCCGACCGCGCCGCGCGGCCGCCTACATGTACTCGGGCTGGCGCGCCAGCTGGCCGAAGAGCTCGTCTTTGCGTGCGATCAGATCACGCACGGTGAAGGCGGCGTTCGACTGGCTGATCTGGCTGGCCGGGTGCCAGCCTTTGACCAGCATCAGCTCGCCGCCCCAGATGATGAACCCCTGGCCGTTGATATCGCCGGCGGCCTCGCCGGCGAGGAAAGTCACCAGCTGTGCCGGCCAGGCCGGGTTGAAAGCGTCGAAACCGCTTTCGGGTTTGGCGAACAGGCTGCTGTTGGGCATGGTATCGGTCATGCGCGTGCGCGCGCGCGGCGCGATGAAGTTGGCGGTGACGCCGTACTTGCCCATCTCGCGGGCGATGCTGATGGTTAGGGCGGCAATCGCGGCCTTGGCCATGGCGTAGTTGCTGTTGCCGGCCGTGCCCATCAAGCCGGCTTCCGAGGAGGTGTTGATCACCCGGCCGTAGACCGTGC carries:
- a CDS encoding SDR family oxidoreductase, which encodes MKPLQDKVAIVTGAGRPHGIGRSTALRLAEQGANVVVTDLCRKYEGDLAFYEVGDDWQRLQSVVAEIEARGARGLACRVDVTRRDEVAACVAEASEKFGGIDILFNNAGTAVGVGPFLAMTQAQWDLSLTVNVTGMFHCCQLVIPKMIERGGGVIVNTSSLAGLGAGELMCGYHTSKFAVVGFTKAIAAEFGQFGIRCNAVCPGMVDTDLGQSEYEFISAMEGITVEQARQRAAQRIALRRTCSPDEVADVVAYLCGPGAAYINGVALPIAGGMAAGL
- a CDS encoding SDR family NAD(P)-dependent oxidoreductase; protein product: MGLLDGRVAIVTGAGRGLGREEALALAAEGARVLVNDVGTSVHGEGSDQTPAASVVNEIKAAGGEALATYEDIADWNGAHRTIELAYQRFGQLDILVNNAGVLRDRMSFNMSEAEFDLVLRVHCKGHFAMIHHACVRWREVAKQSGGTVYGRVINTSSEAGLMGTAGNSNYAMAKAAIAALTISIAREMGKYGVTANFIAPRARTRMTDTMPNSSLFAKPESGFDAFNPAWPAQLVTFLAGEAAGDINGQGFIIWGGELMLVKGWHPASQISQSNAAFTVRDLIARKDELFGQLARQPEYM